CGGATCGATCCGCGGGCTTTCAGCGCCGAATAGAGCGGATTGATCGCGGCACCTGGAACGCCGAAGGCGCAATCGATTCCTTCCTTTTCCAGAACATAAACCGCTGCATCGACGGCGCGCATCTTGGCCATGGGAACTCCTCCTGTTTTCATGAAAGGCTAATCCATTTTCACGATATGGCAACAGATTTATGGAAATGATTTCCATTCAATGGAAATAAAGATTTTCAACAAACAGGAGAAAATCAGACGCAATCGCTGTAGAGCATGATCGAACGCGACAACTGAATTGGAGGCTGGGCATGGAGGCGAGCGGCAAGGGAAGGCGAGGGCGTAAAGCGGGAGAGAATGCCGCCCCAAGCTCAGTGCAGGTACTCGACCGCAGCCTGACGCTTTTCAGCCTGGTCGCGGATCGCGACGGCTCGACATTGACCGACCTCGCCGATCAGACGGGCCTTGCGCCCTCGACGATCCACCGCCTTCTGACTTCGCTCGCCAGCCACGGCATGGTCGCGCATGATCCCGATACCGGTGAATGGACGATCGGTGTCAGGGCCTTCGAGATCGGCAACGCCTTCTTGCGCTTCCGCAAGCTCGGCACGATCAGCCGCCCCTTTCTGAAGCGCCTGATGGACGAGAGCGGCGAAACGGCCAATATCGGCATTGAGGATGACGGCGACGTCGTCTTCATCTCGCAGATCGAAAGCCACGCGCCGATGCGCGCCTTCTTTCGCCCGGGGCGGCGAGGGCCGATTCACGCCTCCGGCATCGGCAAGGCGATCCTTTCCACCTGGTCCGACACGGAAATCGCGAAGGGCTTGAGCGGCAGGACGCTCACGCGCTTCACCCGCCGGACGCTCGACACGCTGCCGGCGCTCATCAAGAATGTCCAGGAGATCCGCAATCGCGGCTGGTCGGTCGACGACGAAGAGCACACGCTCGGCATGCGCTGCATCGCAGCACCCCTTTTCAACGAATATGGCGAGGCGATCGGCGGCATCTCGATTTCCGGCCCGACGGTGCGCATCGACGACGACAAGCTCGAGGTCCTCGGTCCAGTCGTGCGCCTGACGGCGGACGAACTAACGCGGGCGATCGGCGGTCATAGGCCGGGGGAAGGCTGAAGCGTGGCTACTGCATGTCTCCTTAAATCGACCTCGATTTAAGGACAAAGACATGCATCAATTCAAAGCGCTACAGCGACCTTTGCGCGTCTGATAAGACGCGCGGCGCTGTAGGGGAGCAGGACGCACGGACGCGTCAGGGCAGAGGGGGTGCCGCCCCGATCCGCCCGTCACGCAAACATCGCCCTCGTCATCTCCAGGAAGCTTGCGACGACCGGACCATGGTTCGGCCGGCTGATGACATAGACGTCGGCCTCCGGCGCGGGGTCGACGAGCGCGCGATAGACAATGCCGGGCCGGGAGAGATTGCGGATGCATTCCGGAACGAGCGCCACGCCGAGACCCGCCGCCACCAGGCTCGTCAGCGAGTATGACTCCACCACTTCGTTGGTGATGTTCGGCACGAATCCCGCCGCCACGCAGCAATCGTGCAGGTAACGCGCGAAGCGGGAATCGACGAGCCTCAGGAAAACGAAGCTCTCGCCTCGCAAGGCTCCAAGCTCGATCTTCTCCAGGCGTGCAAGCGGGTGGCTTTCGGGAAGGACGACACCGACCTTTTCGTGCCAGGCGACCGTCGCGACGAGATCGACATTGTGACGAGGCCGGCGCACGAAGCTCAAGTCAGTCCGATGCGCCAGCAGCGCGGCCTCCTGGGCTTGCGGATCCATTTCATGGATGCGCACGAAAACCCCCGGCCAACGATCCCCGAACCTCGCCACCAGCGTTGACAGCGACCCGAGCAACACCGATCCGGTCGTTCCTATGTTCAGCGTTCCGACCTGGCCGGATCCGATGGCGCGCGCCTGATGAGCGGCATGCTCCACCTGCCCGAGGATCATCCTCGCATGATTGAGGAAATCGGCCCCCGCCTCGGTGAGCTCGACATTCCTGCTGGAACGCTCGAAAAGCCGCGTCCCGACTTCTTCTTCCAAGTCCCTGATCTGCTGGCTGAGCGGCGGTTGGGAAATGTTCAGGCTTTTTGCCGCCGCCGTGAAGCTCGCCGCCTCGGCTACGGCAACGAAATAGCGCAGATGGCGCAGTTCCATGGCGACCTCCTTTCCATAGGCAGAACGTCTTGATCAAGTCGAACGATATATTGGACGGATGATCGATCAAGCCTGTAATTTGATCCACCACAATCGGCCGAGGTCCGCGCGAGGAGGTGCGCGAACCTGGCCGATACCCCCTCTGCTCATTCCGACGCGTGGCTCGCGTGTGGTGGCCGGGGATGAATTTCTGCCGACAACGCCGAATCAGGAGGGTTCCGGCGCGATCGGTTCACGATCGAGGCCCAGCGACGCGGGGGCGATGAGGACCGCCGCCAAGCGGAGCGGCTATCAAGCTTTCTGGGAGGAAGCATATGCGGAAGTTTGGAAAATCCCTGTTCGGGCAGGTCGTCATCGCGCTCATCCTGGGCATCATTGTCGGCGTCTCTTGGCCGGAATTCGCATCGCAGTTGAAGCCGCTCGGCGACGGCTTCATCAAGCTGATCAGAATGATCATCGCGCCGCTCGTCTTCGGCGTCGTCGTTCACGGCATTGTGGGCGCCGGCGACCTCAGGAAGGTCGGACGGGTCGGTTTGAAATCCCTCATCTATTTTGAGGCCGTGACCACGGTCGCGCTCCTCATGGGGCTCATCGCGGCCTATGTCTTCGGGCCCGGACACGGCATGAACGTCGATGCGACGAGCCTCGATGCGAGCGCCTTGAGCTCCTACGCGGAAAAAGTCCCCCAGGTGACGGGTACCGTCGACTTCCTGATGCGGATCATTCCGACCACGGTCGTCGACGCCTTCGCCAAGGGCGACGTGCTGCAGGTGCTCCTGTTCGCCGTCCTGTTCGGAGCAGCACTTTGCCTCATCGGCGAACGCGGCAAGCTCGTCGCCGAGGTGATCAACGAGACGACGCAGGTGCTCTTCAAAGTCATCGGTTTCATCGTCCGGCTGGCGCCGATCGGCGTCTTCGGCGCCATCGCCTATACCGTCGGCAAATATGGTGTGGGTTCCCTGCAGCAGCTCGGCTACCTGCTTATCCTGCTCTATGCGACGATCATCGTGTTCGTGGTTGGCGTGCTAGGCCTGATCATGCGGATCGCCGGGTTCAGCCTTTTCAAGTTCCTGGCCTATCTGCGCGAGGAGTTGATGATCGTTCTCGCGACCACCTCTTCGGACAGCGTGCTTCCCCAGGTCATGCGCAAGCTCGAACGGCTCGGGATCAAGGACTCGACCGTCGGCCTGGTCGTGCCGACCGGCTATTCGTTCAACCTCGACGCCTTTTCCATCTATCTCACCCTCGCCGCCGTCTTCATTGCGCAGGCGACCAACACGCCGCTTGCGGCGGGCGACCTCATGCTGATCCTCGGCGTGGCGCTGCTCACCTCGAAAGGCGCGCATGGCATTCCGGGTTCTGCAATCGTCGTTCTGGCTGCAACACTTTCAGCAATTCCAGTGATTCCAGCGATAGGGCTTGTTCTCGTATTGTCGGTCGACTGGTTCGTCGGCATTGCTCGAGCGCTCGGCAACCTGATAGGCAATTGCGTGGCTGCCGTGGTGATCGCGGTATGGGAGGGCGATATCGATCGCGAGCAGGCCCACCGCGTGCTCAACGGCGAGCCGGCCGCAACGGATGTCGAGCCATCGCCAGCGTTTCATTCCGCCAAGGCGAACATCGGCGATGTCGGCGTTGCCGCCCTCGCGAATCCCGTGAACACCCGGTAACAACGATCCGG
The Ensifer sp. WSM1721 genome window above contains:
- a CDS encoding IclR family transcriptional regulator, encoding MEASGKGRRGRKAGENAAPSSVQVLDRSLTLFSLVADRDGSTLTDLADQTGLAPSTIHRLLTSLASHGMVAHDPDTGEWTIGVRAFEIGNAFLRFRKLGTISRPFLKRLMDESGETANIGIEDDGDVVFISQIESHAPMRAFFRPGRRGPIHASGIGKAILSTWSDTEIAKGLSGRTLTRFTRRTLDTLPALIKNVQEIRNRGWSVDDEEHTLGMRCIAAPLFNEYGEAIGGISISGPTVRIDDDKLEVLGPVVRLTADELTRAIGGHRPGEG
- a CDS encoding LysR family transcriptional regulator, coding for MELRHLRYFVAVAEAASFTAAAKSLNISQPPLSQQIRDLEEEVGTRLFERSSRNVELTEAGADFLNHARMILGQVEHAAHQARAIGSGQVGTLNIGTTGSVLLGSLSTLVARFGDRWPGVFVRIHEMDPQAQEAALLAHRTDLSFVRRPRHNVDLVATVAWHEKVGVVLPESHPLARLEKIELGALRGESFVFLRLVDSRFARYLHDCCVAAGFVPNITNEVVESYSLTSLVAAGLGVALVPECIRNLSRPGIVYRALVDPAPEADVYVISRPNHGPVVASFLEMTRAMFA
- a CDS encoding C4-dicarboxylate transporter DctA, which encodes MRKFGKSLFGQVVIALILGIIVGVSWPEFASQLKPLGDGFIKLIRMIIAPLVFGVVVHGIVGAGDLRKVGRVGLKSLIYFEAVTTVALLMGLIAAYVFGPGHGMNVDATSLDASALSSYAEKVPQVTGTVDFLMRIIPTTVVDAFAKGDVLQVLLFAVLFGAALCLIGERGKLVAEVINETTQVLFKVIGFIVRLAPIGVFGAIAYTVGKYGVGSLQQLGYLLILLYATIIVFVVGVLGLIMRIAGFSLFKFLAYLREELMIVLATTSSDSVLPQVMRKLERLGIKDSTVGLVVPTGYSFNLDAFSIYLTLAAVFIAQATNTPLAAGDLMLILGVALLTSKGAHGIPGSAIVVLAATLSAIPVIPAIGLVLVLSVDWFVGIARALGNLIGNCVAAVVIAVWEGDIDREQAHRVLNGEPAATDVEPSPAFHSAKANIGDVGVAALANPVNTR